The DNA sequence AGCCTCTTGGCCGGGATCCCCGTGGGCCGCTTCGGCGATCCGTTCGAGGTGTGGCTGGCGCTCCGCTTCGTCATCGAATGCGGCTTCTTCACCGGCCGTGTGCTCGAGCTCGACGGCGGCGCGCGGATGTAGCAACCCGCGGGCTCCGTCGGATTTTCTCACGCGGAGGGAGCGCACGAGGCAGAGGGATCGACACCGGTCCTCCGCTGCTTCGCTCCCCCTGTTTCTGGCCACGCGAACAGTTGTGATGTGACCCTCGACGATTCGCAGGAAATCAAGGAGCAGCGTGTTCGCAGGACGTCCGGGAGCCCCCTCCTGTTTGAGTTGATACCACTTTGCAGAGAATCGTTCGGATAACAGGATTGAGTCCGGTCTAAGAAGTCACGTTACCCGCTTCGGCTTTTCAGGCGAATGCGGCGGCAGCGGGAAACGGATCGCCCCCGCACCCTCCCAGCGCTCGGACGAGGCGCCGCAGAGGCGCCAGCAGACCGTGTAGCGTCACCGGGAGACGACGGGCAAGGGCCGGTACGGGCACAGAGGTCTGGGGCGGGGGTGAAACCCGCTGCAGGTGACGGTAGATGCGCCCGAAGTTGACGATCGCACGCAGGAAGCCGTACCGGCTGGCCGCGCAAAGCCCGCGCGTGCGCAGCTTGCCGTCCCGGCACGGGGCCTTGAACTCCTTGATGGTGGCTTCGACGTTGGCCCGCAGCGTCCGCCGCTCTTCCGGCAGCGTCTCGATCCGGCGTTGCCGGGCCTGCTTCAGCACGTCGGCCTCGGTGAAGTAGAAGGTGCGGCCCCCGTGTGCGCGACGCTGCGCCAGGCATGACGCCGCGAATGGGCACCCGGCGCAGCTCGCGGCCGCAAACTCGGCCTTGTAGTGCTTGTCGGTGGATCGGCCCGGCACCACGTGCCCCGCCGCACAGCGAATCTGGAGGAGTCCGGCCTCGTCGCGCTCGATCTGCATCGGCGCCTGGGCCACGCGGCCGCGGATCGCGGTCTGCACCGCCTGGATCCCGAGCTCGGCCTCTCGCCGGTCGTTGTCTTCGCTCCCGTACGCGGCGTCGTGGCGCAGCTCCTGGAGATCGGGGGTCTTCTGGTGCATCTCCGGCAGCCGCTCGTGCAGGATGCGGCTGTCGGCCTGGTTGTTGGGCGCCACCGCGACGTCCGTGATCAGCTGCAGGTCGTTCTCCGGATCGGCCGTCTCGGTGGCGTGCAGCACGAAGCCGTGAAACTCCGCCTCGTCCTTCCGGTGGAAGGTGGCGTCGGGATCGTCGGGCGACTGCAGCGCATCACTGCCGATCTCCTCGGGCGGGCGCAGCGCGATCTTCTCCTCGACGCGCGTGAAGTGCTCCGCGAAGACGCGGCGGACGGTGTGGTGGATCTCGGTCGAGCCGTAGCCGGCTTGCAGCGCCTCGACCATCCAGGCGTAGAGCTCGCCCAGCCGCTCCAGCGTCGCGTCGATGTCGCTCTTGCGCAGCCGGTAGAGGAACTGCCCCGAGGTCTTCGCCCTGACGTAGGGAGCAAAGCGCTCGGCATGCTGTGCCTGATCGGCCTCGCCGAGGACGCGCCACATCCGCAGCGCCACCTCTACCAGCAGCTCGATCCGGGTGTACTGGCGGATGTTCGAGCCGATCTGGGTCGAGTCGCACCGCTGGATCGTGCCCTTCAGTCCGAAGCGCTCCAGCTGCTCCACGGTGAGCCGGTCGAAGACGGCCTGGAACTTGTCCTGACCGGTGGCTACCATGTCGTCGCGCAGCCGCTTCTGGAAGTTGAACAGGGTCGCCCGGCAGAAGGACTTAGCCGGCGCGGAGACGATCGAGACCGCGCACGTCAGCGAGGCCATCCAGTACCATGTTAGTAGGACCCCAATCCGGACCCAAGGGTGGGCCCCGGACCAGTAGGCCGACGCAAGATCGGCTCGATGGCGCGAAGGCGCCAGCAATCTATCCTGGCCATTGGCCACGCAGAATACGCCTCGGCTCCCGTTCACCAGCCGGCCCGCCCTCCACGAATCGCGACGATTGTCTCGCGCATGCGTGAGCACGCATCGTGGACCTGTCGATGTGCACAGCGAGCTTGGCGCTCATCTCACGCGAGGATGGGGCGGAGCGGCATTCCGCGTGAGGAAAGCGTGCGGTTCGCGCCGTCGGGAGGCGTGCACGTGCGCTACGTGTACACCCGGGAAGGCTCGATGCCGGCGCAAATTCCGGCGGACATGGCGCGGGGGGTCGCGCTGATCTGCCCCGATCCCGACCACGCCGAGCGGGCCCTCGACTTCGCCGGGCTGGTGATGGTGCGGCTGGGAACGGAAGGAGCGACCCACCTCCTGCGCCACTGGACCGCCCACGAACCGGCGCTCCTGCGCGACTTCGACCCGGTGCTCGCGGACGTGTTGGCGCACACTCCCGAACTGCTTACCGGCCCGCTGCGGGCCTGAGGGCCGACACCTGCCATGTCCGACGATGACCTGACCTCCGCCCTGTTCGCGGACGCCGATCCCGGGGAGTTCGACCCGCTGGAGTGGATGTTCACGACCCAGACGATCGCGGGAGCCAGGACCTTCCTCGCCGGGCTCGACGCGCCCGGCGAGGTCTGGGAGTACCTGGGCCGCGACTACCCCGTGCGCGCCGGCTCGGCGGACGCGTCGTGGCTGCGAGCTGCGGGCGCGTCCCTGATCCCGCCCGGGACGACGTCCTCCACCACGAGCTCGACCGCTTCCTCGTGGAAATCCCGGAGGAGCCGCGCCGATAAGGATCTTCTTCCGCCACGGACTGCCTCTCCTGCGCCCGCGCCGCATCCACCTTGCGGCGCGGGCGCCATTCGTTCTCGCCTCGCACCGGCCTCTCGGACGGCACGCGCGCGGGTTATCTCTTCAGCCTCAATGCGATGCTGCGGCGGGCCTGGCGCGAGGAGCGCATCCCGGAGAATCCAGTGGACCGGCTCGACCCGTTCCGGCGAGCATCCGCCAACGAGGGTAGCGCCGGAATCCATTCGGTCACGGTAGGAACGCGCTGGTTCGAGACGCCAGCACCCGCGGGAAGCAGGGCCCGCCTGGTAGTTCGGGGCGGGCCTTCGGCGTTACCGGCTGCGTGGTGGGATTTCGGCCAGCGAGAACCAGCATGAACTGCCGATGAGACTGTGCCGGAAACTGTGCCGTAATTCGTGGCGCTGGCTGGCGCTGGATGGGGTCATGGAGCAGAAAACCCGGGGCCGATCGGCCCAGCCGCGGTCCGTGCCCCGGCAACGGGCGAGCGGGGGTGAGGTTGACGCGGGGGAAGAGTTCGAGTAGAGTGACTGTAATCGCGAATTTTGGCGGCCCACGTGAGGAGATCCATCTTTCCATGGCTGCGGCGTGCTGGCCCCGCGGCGGCCAGGCGGTGCGGCCTGCATCCTCTACGACCAGTCGTTCGTGAGCCCCGCCGGTCCCTCGCGGACCGGCGGGCGGGATCGTCCGCTCCGCATCCGGCAGACGCAGCAGTACCCACTTCTCGCGAGAGAGAGACGAGCATGTACATCACGGACGAGCAGATCCATGACTTCCAGCGCGACGGGTTCCTGCTCCTTCCCGCCGTGTTCTCCGCGGCCGAGGTCAAGGCGATGAAGGATGAGCTCCCCGGCGTCTTCGCCGAAGACTCCCCGGCGCGGGTCATGGAGAAGGAGACCGGGGTGGTGCGCTCCGTCTACGGCTCGCACCGCACGCACGACGTCTTCGGGCGGATGGTGCGCGACCCGCGGCTGCTGGTGCCGTCGGAGCGCATTCTGAACGACGAGGTGTACGTCCACCAGTTCAAGATCAACGCGAAGCTGGCATTCCGGGGCGAGGTGTGGGAGTGGCACCAGGACTACATCTTCTGGCGCAACGAAGACGGCGTGCCGACGGACAACATGGTCACCGCCGCCCTCTTCCTGGACGAAGTGAACGAGTTCAACGGGCCGCTTCTCTTCGTCCCCGGCTCACAGCGCGGTGGGGTGATCGAGCCGCGCGCGCGCAAGCAGGCGGACGAGAGCGAGCCGTCGTGGAAGGCGGACGTGGCAGCCGCGCTCTCCTACACGGTGCAGCAGGACACGCTGGCAGAGCTGGTGACCGAGGGCGGCATCGTGGCGCCCAAGGGCCCGGCGGGTTCCGTCCTCTTCTTTGACGGCAACGTGGTGCACGGGTCGGCGCCAAACATGTCGCCCTTCAACCGGATGCTGGCGCTGGTGACGTACAACGCGGTGAGCAACACGCCGCCGCTGCGCGAGAAGCCTCGCCCAGAGTTCCTGTGCAGCCGCGACTTCACGCCCATCGCGCCGCTGGAGAGCGGGGCGCACGCCTCCGCGCTCCCACTGTCCTCGGTCTGACGCGGAACTGGCATCGTGCGGGCATCGGTCTGCCCCATTACGCACGTGAGTGCCGAACGCGAGGCGATCACGAATCGGCCGTTCTGCCGGAGTTTCCGACGGATGAACTCTGGATCGTGATCCGGCGAAACGAATCTCCACCGCGCGCGCCATACGCGGACCCGTCTCAACAGCAAGCGGTCTAGGGCGAGATCGGAGAGCCGACGCGCAAGGGGATGATCGTCGACTTCACCGAGCCGCATCTGCGCGTCCGCTCGGTCGGCCTGTACTCCCTGATCCGGAGCCTTGCGGTGAGGCCGGCCGCGCTCATCGGCGGCCTGCTCTGGCGACGCGCTCCGGAGTTGCCGTTCGTTGTGGCAGCGGTCTGCGGGAGGGTGTCCCACCCCGCGAACTCGCGCCGCCCACGGTGGCCCGGAGACGGCGCCCACCTTTTCCGCCTCCTGATTGGCTGCGGTCCCTTCCGCCCGGGCCGCCCGGGTGGGGGGAGCGCGATCAGGCACGTCCACGTCCTCCCCACGCGGGCAGACGGGAAGCAAGGACGAGTGCCTCGCCTGCATCGAGGAAGTCTGGACCGACATGAGTCCCCTGAGCCTCCCAAAGCAGATGGCGGAAACCAGTACGTAGCGTAGAAGCCGTACTGCTTACGTCCTTCGTCCCGTTCGCGCGGTCGGTGTGCGGCTCCGGTCGCCCGATCCGATCCCAACCAGGTCGCTGATGTCAATGGTCCACCATGCCCCGAATCGTTCCGGGGCGCCGCCCCGGGTCTGGAGGGAGGGAGCTTGACGGAACTCGGCGACGCCGGCGGACTCGGCATCCAGGAGCGGTATCCGCTCACTTCGCTCCAGCACGGGATGCTCCTCCGGGCTCTGCTGGCGCCCGGGGCGGGCGTCAACGTGCAACAGGTCGTCTGCCGCTTCCGCGAGCCGCCGGACGCGGAGCGGCTGGAGCGGGCGTGGCGCCGCGTGGTGGCGCGGCACGACATCCTCCGCACCCGCTTCCGCTGGATGGATGTCCCGGAGCCCGTCC is a window from the Longimicrobium sp. genome containing:
- a CDS encoding transposase: MASLTCAVSIVSAPAKSFCRATLFNFQKRLRDDMVATGQDKFQAVFDRLTVEQLERFGLKGTIQRCDSTQIGSNIRQYTRIELLVEVALRMWRVLGEADQAQHAERFAPYVRAKTSGQFLYRLRKSDIDATLERLGELYAWMVEALQAGYGSTEIHHTVRRVFAEHFTRVEEKIALRPPEEIGSDALQSPDDPDATFHRKDEAEFHGFVLHATETADPENDLQLITDVAVAPNNQADSRILHERLPEMHQKTPDLQELRHDAAYGSEDNDRREAELGIQAVQTAIRGRVAQAPMQIERDEAGLLQIRCAAGHVVPGRSTDKHYKAEFAAASCAGCPFAASCLAQRRAHGGRTFYFTEADVLKQARQRRIETLPEERRTLRANVEATIKEFKAPCRDGKLRTRGLCAASRYGFLRAIVNFGRIYRHLQRVSPPPQTSVPVPALARRLPVTLHGLLAPLRRLVRALGGCGGDPFPAAAAFA
- a CDS encoding phytanoyl-CoA dioxygenase family protein encodes the protein MYITDEQIHDFQRDGFLLLPAVFSAAEVKAMKDELPGVFAEDSPARVMEKETGVVRSVYGSHRTHDVFGRMVRDPRLLVPSERILNDEVYVHQFKINAKLAFRGEVWEWHQDYIFWRNEDGVPTDNMVTAALFLDEVNEFNGPLLFVPGSQRGGVIEPRARKQADESEPSWKADVAAALSYTVQQDTLAELVTEGGIVAPKGPAGSVLFFDGNVVHGSAPNMSPFNRMLALVTYNAVSNTPPLREKPRPEFLCSRDFTPIAPLESGAHASALPLSSV